AGAGGGTGAGGAAATGATTGATACAGCCGATGTTTCAATAAGTAATCGTATGTATACAGAAGAAGAGCAGCAAAAATTATATAAACGAACGTTAATAATCGTAAGCATTTCACAAATGTTCGGCGGAGCAGGGTTGGCTGCTGGGATTACAGTAGGTGCACTTCTTGCGCAGCAAATGCTTGGGACAGATGCATATGCAGGATTGCCGGCAGCTATGTTTACAATGGGATCAGCGGTAGCGGCTTTCTTTGTTGGGAAGTTATCGCAAAAGCATGGTCGCCGCATAGGGCTTGCAGCTGGTTTTATAGTAGGTGGACTAGGAGCTATTGGAGTTGTGGTGGCAGCTTTAACAAATAGTATTATTCTTTTACTAGCCTCTTTACTCATATATGGCGCCGGCACAGCTACGAATTTACAAGCGCGTTATGCTGGAACGGATTTAGCGAATAAGAAGCAAAGAGCAACTGCTATTAGTATTACGATGGTAATGACGACTTTTGGTGCAGTCGCAGGTCCAAATTTAGTAGGCGTAATGGGAAGGTTTGCTCATTCAATTGGAATTCCTGAACTTGCTGGTCCGTTCATCTTATCAGCAGCGGCATTTATACTGGCGGGTCTTGTTTTATTTGTTATGCTTCGTCCAGATCCGTTACTTATTGCTAATATGATAGAAACATATAAACAAGAGCATACATATAAAGGGCAACCAATAACAGAAGAGGCAATAGAAAACAAGCGAGGTATTACTGTTGGAGCTATTGTAATGATACTTACTCAAATCGTGATGGTTGCAATTATGACGATGACGCCAGTTCACATGGGACACCACGGTCACGCTTTAAGTGCAGTAGGTCTTGTAATTGGTTTTCATGTCGGTGCAATGTACCTTCCATCTCTCGTTACGGGAATGCTAATTGATAAAATTGGAAGAACTACGATGAGTATAGCTGGCGGAGTAATTTTACTAGCAGCAGGTGTCATAGCGGCGCTAGTGCCGAGTGATTCTTTAATACTATTAATCGTTGCTTTGTCTTTACTTGGATTAGGATGGAACCTCGGTTTAATAAGTGGTACGGCTCAAATTGTTGATGCAACTATACCTTCCACACGTGCAAAAACACAAGGGAAAATAGATGTGTTTATTGCGCTAGCTGGAGCTTCAGGCGGAGCGATGTCAGGTATGGTAGTGGCGAATTCAAGTTATGCGGCATTGTCATTAGCTGGAGGAGTTTTAGCTTTCATGCTGATTCCTGTTGTGATATGGGCTCGAAAAGGAGAAAGAAATTAAAGAAGAGGTTCTAGTTACTGACTAGAACCTCTTCTTCATACTTTTAACTTAAATTCCACTCTACAATTAGCCCTAAATGCGTAAGACCACCACCGAACCCGTATAGTAAAAGTGTTTCTCCATTATTTAATTTTCCTTCTTTTCTAGCCAAATCTAGAGCGAGTGGGATGGAAGCTGAAGATGTATTTCCCATGTATTTTACACTCGTTAAAGTTTTTTTGATTGGAATTTCGGTTTTCTCACAAATAGATTCAATCATTCGTAAGTTAACACTGTGTGGTATGAACCAGTCTATATCATCTATTTGTATATTTGCGGTATGTAATAGTTCATTTATACCTGCTGGCACCGTACGTGTTGCCCATTTATATACTTCTCTCCCATTTTGCACGATTTTTTCATTTGTTTGCAGTGGTGTGCCATTCATAGTAGTAGATAAGTTTGTTCTGTATAGATGAATGCCACCGGCACCATTTGTTCCCATGTGAGCGGCAATAAAGCTTGGTTTGTTTTCATCTCTTTCTAATAAAATAGCTCCAGCACCATCGCCAAATAAAATACAAGTCGTTCTATCGGTGTAGTCAGTAACTTTAGATAATGTTTCTGTCGCTACGACAAGTACTTTTTCGTGTGATCCAGAAGTGATTAAGCTATTCCCAACGTGCAAGCCATATGTGAAACCAGCGCAAGTTGCATTTAAATCAAATGCTATTGTATGAGGTATGTTGAAGTGTTGTTGTATTTGACATGCGACACTAGGAAAAACATAGTCAGCGGTTGTTGTAGCGACGATGATACAGTCTATATCTTCTAAGTTCTTTTTAAAAGTTGTACATAAATTTTCAATTGCTTTAATGGCTAAGTGTGAGGAGTATTCGTCTTCGCTAGCAATTCTTCTTTCCTTCATTCCTGTTCTTTGTACAATCCATTCATCATTCGTATCAATCATTTTCTCTAAATCGTTATTAGATAATATTTGACTTGGAACATAAGTACCAATTGCAGTAATACGAGATTTAGAATGCATGGGAACATCTCCTAACTTGTTTTTATAACCTGATACTAATATCAGATTATAAAAATGTCAATAAAGACTTTTATCCCTTTCGGCAAGAAGGTAGGCTGAATTCTTTTGTTTCGCTCGTAATAATTTTTGAGGCGAATGTTTGTTTCTTTTTGTCTTACGATATAGTGTAGATAAGGAGGGAATAGATTGTAAGACAACGAAATTAGATAATGATTATCATTCTGCTACTTGATCCAAAAGGAATTACGATGAAGAACATGTTCTTGTTCCATTTCTTTCTAAATATTAATTTGTCAAAAGTAATTTTAATGAACTCTCTAAGAAAGGTGGTGAAAAAATGGCTAGAAAGAAAGCAGTGAAAGTATTACGAAAACAAAAGAAAAGAGAAACGATGCAACGATTCACGCAGAAACAGAATATCGGGCGAGCTTGTCTTACTGCCAAAGAATTTCGTTTACTGCAACGCATGTCACATAGTTCAAAAGCATTGCGAAATGTTGGATTGTATACTATTAAACAAAGTTATTTGAATAACAACAGGATGGCTACTATAAAAGAAGTGGACACAGCCATGCAAGCCGATATGAACTACTGGGGTGTTCAATCAAACTCTGTTCAAGCGATTCGTAGAGCCTTATATGCAGAAGTAAAAAGCTTTTTTAAAGCGTTGGAACAGTGGAAGAAAAATCCTGAGAAGTTCACGGGGCGTCCGAAGTTTCCAAATTATTCTCGTTCCACTGACAAACGAATTATTGAAATCTATCAAGTGCCAAAATTGGATGAGAACGGATATTGGATCACTCCGATGAATATTGCATTTAGAAAAAAATTCGGCTCCATTCAAATACGTATGCCTAAAAACTTAAGAAATAAAAAAATCTCCTACATTGAGATTGTACCGAAGCAAAAAGGTCGGTTCTTTGAGGTGCATTACACATATGAAATGCACATTTCTCAAATGAAGAAACCATCCACGACTACGAGTAACGCTTTGAGTTGCGATTTAGGTGTAGATAGATTAGTAAGTTGTGTAACAAATACAGGTGATACATTTTTAATTGATGGAAAAAAACTAAAATCCATTAACCAATACTTCAACAAAATGATACGTAATCTGCAACTGAAAAATATGGACAATGGAATTTCCAAACGCATTGTAACGAATGGAATGGCTGCACTTTGGCATAAACGAGAACGACAAATAAATGGTTACATTTCACAAACGGTAGGCTTGTTGTTCAAAAAAGCGAAAGAATTCGATATAGATACTATTGTTGTAGGGTATAACGCAGGTTGGAAACAAAAATCTGATATGGGAAAAAAGAATAATCAAACATTTGTTCAAATCCCATTCCATAAACTGATAGCAGCGATTGAGAATAAATGTATAAAAGAGGGTATCCGATTTTTGAAACAAGAAGAAAGTTATACTTCAAAAGCCAGTTTCCTAGACAAAGATAGGGTTCCAGTTTGGTCTAAGGATGATAAGATGCGGTATCTCTTTAGTGGCAAACGAATCACTCGTGGTCTGTACCAAAGTAAATCAGGGAAATGTATTCACGCTGATATTAATGGTGCATTGAATACATTACAAAAATCAAAAGTTGTAGAATGGGATGAAAATCTTAAAGTGAAAACGCCGATTCTATTAGAAGTGCAAAAACGTAAGGCTGTTGCTTCGCGCATAGCTTAGTGGGTGTGTCAACCATCCATGTGTACTCGACTTGTCGGGGCTTGTAGTACACGCCAGATTCACCTGAGTAGTGGCTTCTTCCACAAGGGAGAACGGCTCTTTTTCGAAAGGGTGGTGCAAGTGGGAAAACAATCGTTCGTTGCCAGTACCAACCAAAAACATACTTGGGGTGTTACCGTAAGGTGGCATGAATGCTAGAGCGTCAACTGTCTAGTGATAGACGAAAAGACCTAGCTTTCTAACTCAAGCCCCCACTGAAACGCTTCATCTCAGTGGGGGGAGTTGACTCTTATTGTTTTTCCAGAGAAATCTTATGCTTGTGATTGTATTAACGTATCAGCAGAAGATGCATTTCAAAAAAATGATGTAGTGTTTAAGGGGAGAGTAATTGAGATTGGAAGGAAAGAAAGTGTTGGAATTGAAGTGTTATTTGAAGTGAAAGGCATTTGGAAAGGAACAACATCTTCGCAAATTATTGTATATACAAATGGTGGTGATTGTGTATTTCACTTTGTAGAAGGAGGAGAGTATTTAGTATATTCTTCTCAAAGAGGGCCAGAAAAACAATTACACACACATAGTTGTAGTGGAACGAAGAGATTAGATGAGGCAGGGGCGGACGAAGTGGCTTTAAGTCAAATTGCAAAAGAATCTGTTCCGACGAAGAAAGTCGATTTAAAAGGGAAGATGGTCAGCGGTTTCAGTTGGTCGAAAGTTGTTACCATTTCTATAGGCCTGTTACTGATAGTAGCTCTTGTGATTTTTAGTGTAAGAAGAATGCGCAAAAAATGACGATTAAAGTAAAAATATAAAGATTTTCTTTCTGTTTCTATAGGTGGTTTCATCTTGTGAAAGCGAATTACTTATGCTACACTTTATGTAACTTAAAATGAACGGAGGGGCTTCCTTTGATCTTAATCAGATTACGTCTCAATACTTTGTGCCAATAATTGAATAGCGCTCAAAGGCTCTGTCTGTGTGCAGAGTGAACGGGATTGGTCTGCCTATTTTAAAGGAACCCTTTATTAAGCTTATATGTGAAAAAGAGGGAGGGACGAATACGCCCTCTTTTTGTTTTGCCTTTATAAATAGAATGGGATCGTATAGGTGAACACTTATTGTGGATACGTATATGATCTTGGGACTTATTGACTATGAGATAGGATGAAAGTATAGCTTTCTTCTGTTTCTTTGGTGAACCCTTATCCGTTTACGAAAACACAGGCAGTGATCTGTGTTTTTTATTTTACGTAATCGAAATGGAGGAATAAATATATGGAAGAATTATTACAAAGAGCAGTTTTAGTTGGAGTGAATTTAGGTAATGAAGATGACTTTGCGTATTCGATGGAAGAGTTAACGAATCTTGCAGAAGCTTGTGATGTAGAGGTAATTGGGCAAGTGACGCAAAATTTACAACGAGTAAATCCGTCACATTATATTGGAAAAGGAAAGATTGAAGAAGTAGCAGCCTATGTAAATGAAGTAGATGCGAATATGGTAATTTTTAATGACGAATTATCTCCTTCACAAATTCGAAATTTAGAGGCGGATTTAGATTGTAAAGTAATTGACCGTACCATATTAATTTTAGACATTTTTGCGCAACGTGCGAAAACGAAAGAAGCGCAGTTACAAGTAGAAGTAGCTCATCTTCAGTATATGATGCCTCGTTTAATCGGTCTTCGTGAATCATTAGGAAGACAGAGCGGCGGCGTCGGTACGAAAAATAAAGGTGTTGGTGAGAAGAAATTAGAATTAGATCGTCGTAAAATTGAAGAACAAATTTCAGTTTTAAATAAAGACCTAGAAGCTCTTGTTGCGCAGCGTCAAACGCAGCGAAAGCAACGTAAGAAAAATGAAATTCCTGTTGTAGCATTAGTAGGTTATACGAATGCAGGAAAGTCAACGACGATGAATGCGATGCTTGAAATTTATAATGGTACAGAAGAAAAACAAGTATTTGAAAAAGATATGTTATTCGCGACGTTAGAAACATCTGTGCGAAATATTGATTTGCCAGATAACAAATCATTCTTATTAACAGATACAGTCGGATTTGTAAGCAAATTACCGCATCACCTTGTAAAAGCTTTCCGTTCAACATTGGAAGAGGTAGCTGAAGCAGATTTACTTATTCACGTTGTAGATTATGCAAATCCAAATTACGAACAATTAATTGATATTACAAATGAAACGTTAAAGAAAATTGGAGTAGAAAATATCCCAACTATTTATGCTTATAACAAATCAGATATGGTAGATGTGGAAATTCCGAAAGTACAAGAAGACCGTGTTTATTTATCAGCGAAGAAACATGTTGGAATAGAAGAGCTTGTAGAAATGATTCGCTCACACATTTATAAAGAGTATACGAAGTGTGAAATGTTAATTCCGTATGATCAAGGACAGGTAGTTTCTTATTTCAATACTCATGCGCACGTTTTATCTACGAGTTATGAAAACGAAGGTACGAAACTAGAAGTAGAATGTAAGACGAGTGATTACGAAAAGTATAAGCGTTTTGCAATTTAATAAAAAAGGCGATCCTAATATATGTTAGGATCGCCTTTTTTTATTCTGTAATAGAGGCCCACTTATAAGAATAAATTCCTGCAAATGGACGAATAACAACACCTTTTACTGTTGGACGTTCTAAATATACAAGTCCGGATTGGAAGATTGGAGCGATAGCTGCATCATCTTCGAGTAAGATTTTCTCTGCATCTTGGAACGCTTTCCAACGTGCTGGTAAGTCAGTTACTAAAGTAGAGCTCGTTTTCTCAATTAATTCGTCGTATTGTTTGTTTGAATAACTCATCTTATTAAACGGTCCATCAGTGACAAACATATTTAAGAATGTTGTAGGATCAGGATAATCTGGTCCCCATGTAGAAAGTGAAATTTCATAGTCACCATTTCCTTCACGATCTAAAAATGCTTTTACTGGAAGTGGCTGTAATGTGATTTTCAGTCCAGGTAAGTTTTTCTCTAATTCACCTTTTAAAAACTCGCTAATTTTTTTATCATTAGACTCATCAGTTGTTATGATTGAAAGGGAAGCGTTTTGTAAATTTGTTTCTTTTTTCGCAGTTTCCCATAGTGTTTTAGCTTCTTTCACATTTGTTTCTACTTTTACATGACTTGTACTGCGAAAATCTTTATTGTCAGGTCCTTTTACAAATCCTTTCGGAACGAATGCATTCGAAGGTATAGAACCATTATTTAAAATCGTTGTTGCGATTCCTTGTTTATCAAAAGCAAGAGAAATCGCTTTACGAGCATTTTTGTTTGCTAATAAAGGGTTCTTTTGACTAAATCGGAAAAACGTCACAGAAGGACGTTCCATTTTCTTTAAGCTCGGATCTTTTTGATATTTATCAACAAACTCAGAATTAATCGTAATTCGGTCTACTTGTTTACTTTCAAATAAATTAACAGCTGTTGAAGTATCTTTTACGATATTTACATTAATTTCATTTAACTTCACATTTTTATTATCCCAGTAGTTCGGGTTTTTCGTCATTTTATAACTTGTATCATGTTTCCATTCATTTAATTGGAACGGCCCGTTATAAACTACATTTGCAGCTTCAAGTCCGTAATTTTTCCCTTGTGCTTCTACAACCTTTTTGTTTTGAGGATAAAATGTTGCAAATCCCATTAATCCTAAAAAGTATGGAACAGGGTGTTCTAACTGTACTTCAAGTGTTTTATCGTCAATTGCTTTTACACCAAATGAGTCAATTGGTAATTCTTTTTTATTTATTTTTTCTGCGTTTTTAATATCGAACATAATATGTGCGTATTCAGAAGCAGTTTCTGTATTTACGGCACGTTTCCATGCATATTCAAAATCATGAGCAGTTACTGGATCGCCATTTGACCATTTTGAATTGTGTAATGTAAATATATATGTTTTTCCGTCTTCGCTCAGTTTATATGATTCAGCTGCTGCAGGAACAGGTTTATTGTCAGGACCAGGCATATATAATCCTTCCATTACGTTGTTTAATGCAGCGTAAGAAAACCCATCAGTTGCGATAGATGAATCAAGTGTAGAAATTTCCCCAGCTTCTACAATGTTTAATACTTGTTTTGAAGATTCTTTTTTCTTTTCTCCGGTAGTTGTTGCCTCTTGTTTTTGACCACATGCTGTTAAAAACATAGATAATGTGATTGAGAGTGCAACGATCCCTTTTGTTTTTTTCTTCATATTTGTCAACCTTCCCTTCATCTCTGCCTTAGTATAAAAGAAAATATAGAAAATTTCTATAAATAAATCCGATAAAACGTATAGAAAAAATATATTATTTAAGAAGTGATATTTCTGGAAAAAGAAATGAAACCAGTATAGAATAGAAATGTTTCAAAAGTCAGAATTTATTACACCTACTGTAATAAATATATATTTTGTACAGGAAGGAGAGATTCATATATGCAGGCAGTTTCAAAAAAAAATACAATAGAAACACCGACGATATATCGAATACTATTTGCGATTAGTTTCGGTCATTTTTTAAATGACTCGATGCAAGCAGTTGTGCCGGCATTGTTTCCTATTTTGGAAAAAACGATGAATTTATCCTATATGCAAGTAGGGTGGATTGCGTTTGCATTAAATATGACGTCGTCGATTATGCAGCCGGTTTTTGGTATGTATTCGGATAAGAAGCCATCACCATTTTTATTACCCCTCGGTATGTTTTCGAGTATGCTTGGGATGATCGGACTTGCATTTGCACCGAACTTTATTATTGTTATTATTTCTGTTTTATTTATCGGATTAGGTTCTGCAGTCTTTCATCCAGAAGGGGCTCGAGTTGCTTATATGGCAGCCGGTGCAAAACGAGGTTTAGCGCAAGCGATTTATCAAGTGGGAGGAAATACAGGGAATTCCCTAGCGCCTATTTTTACAGCTTTAATTTTCGTTCCGCTCGGCCAAATTGGCTCTTTAGGTTTTACAGCCTTTGCAGCGGTAGGAATTGTATTATTAATTTTCGTATCAAATTGGTATAGGAATGAATTAGCGACTGGCGCTGTCAGAAGAAAAAAGAGGGCTGCGCTTGAGGCGGAAAATGCG
This Bacillus paramycoides DNA region includes the following protein-coding sequences:
- the hflX gene encoding GTPase HflX; translation: MEELLQRAVLVGVNLGNEDDFAYSMEELTNLAEACDVEVIGQVTQNLQRVNPSHYIGKGKIEEVAAYVNEVDANMVIFNDELSPSQIRNLEADLDCKVIDRTILILDIFAQRAKTKEAQLQVEVAHLQYMMPRLIGLRESLGRQSGGVGTKNKGVGEKKLELDRRKIEEQISVLNKDLEALVAQRQTQRKQRKKNEIPVVALVGYTNAGKSTTMNAMLEIYNGTEEKQVFEKDMLFATLETSVRNIDLPDNKSFLLTDTVGFVSKLPHHLVKAFRSTLEEVAEADLLIHVVDYANPNYEQLIDITNETLKKIGVENIPTIYAYNKSDMVDVEIPKVQEDRVYLSAKKHVGIEELVEMIRSHIYKEYTKCEMLIPYDQGQVVSYFNTHAHVLSTSYENEGTKLEVECKTSDYEKYKRFAI
- a CDS encoding peptide ABC transporter substrate-binding protein, which encodes MKKKTKGIVALSITLSMFLTACGQKQEATTTGEKKKESSKQVLNIVEAGEISTLDSSIATDGFSYAALNNVMEGLYMPGPDNKPVPAAAESYKLSEDGKTYIFTLHNSKWSNGDPVTAHDFEYAWKRAVNTETASEYAHIMFDIKNAEKINKKELPIDSFGVKAIDDKTLEVQLEHPVPYFLGLMGFATFYPQNKKVVEAQGKNYGLEAANVVYNGPFQLNEWKHDTSYKMTKNPNYWDNKNVKLNEINVNIVKDTSTAVNLFESKQVDRITINSEFVDKYQKDPSLKKMERPSVTFFRFSQKNPLLANKNARKAISLAFDKQGIATTILNNGSIPSNAFVPKGFVKGPDNKDFRSTSHVKVETNVKEAKTLWETAKKETNLQNASLSIITTDESNDKKISEFLKGELEKNLPGLKITLQPLPVKAFLDREGNGDYEISLSTWGPDYPDPTTFLNMFVTDGPFNKMSYSNKQYDELIEKTSSTLVTDLPARWKAFQDAEKILLEDDAAIAPIFQSGLVYLERPTVKGVVIRPFAGIYSYKWASITE
- a CDS encoding MFS transporter; the protein is MQAVSKKNTIETPTIYRILFAISFGHFLNDSMQAVVPALFPILEKTMNLSYMQVGWIAFALNMTSSIMQPVFGMYSDKKPSPFLLPLGMFSSMLGMIGLAFAPNFIIVIISVLFIGLGSAVFHPEGARVAYMAAGAKRGLAQAIYQVGGNTGNSLAPIFTALIFVPLGQIGSLGFTAFAAVGIVLLIFVSNWYRNELATGAVRRKKRAALEAENAIVSTHIKFVIILLVFLTFVRSWYGAGIGNFYQFYLIEHYGLSIKNAQYFVFAFMIAGVLGTFFGGPLADRFGKKTIIVFSMLGSAPLALLLPHVSLVWVVPLFLCIGFISSSSFSVIVVYAQELVPGKVGMVSGLIVGLAFGLGALGSVVLGRLADIYSLQFIMLLCSCLPLIGLTSWLLPSDKKTIE
- a CDS encoding transposase; this translates as MARKKAVKVLRKQKKRETMQRFTQKQNIGRACLTAKEFRLLQRMSHSSKALRNVGLYTIKQSYLNNNRMATIKEVDTAMQADMNYWGVQSNSVQAIRRALYAEVKSFFKALEQWKKNPEKFTGRPKFPNYSRSTDKRIIEIYQVPKLDENGYWITPMNIAFRKKFGSIQIRMPKNLRNKKISYIEIVPKQKGRFFEVHYTYEMHISQMKKPSTTTSNALSCDLGVDRLVSCVTNTGDTFLIDGKKLKSINQYFNKMIRNLQLKNMDNGISKRIVTNGMAALWHKRERQINGYISQTVGLLFKKAKEFDIDTIVVGYNAGWKQKSDMGKKNNQTFVQIPFHKLIAAIENKCIKEGIRFLKQEESYTSKASFLDKDRVPVWSKDDKMRYLFSGKRITRGLYQSKSGKCIHADINGALNTLQKSKVVEWDENLKVKTPILLEVQKRKAVASRIA
- a CDS encoding MFS transporter, yielding MIDTADVSISNRMYTEEEQQKLYKRTLIIVSISQMFGGAGLAAGITVGALLAQQMLGTDAYAGLPAAMFTMGSAVAAFFVGKLSQKHGRRIGLAAGFIVGGLGAIGVVVAALTNSIILLLASLLIYGAGTATNLQARYAGTDLANKKQRATAISITMVMTTFGAVAGPNLVGVMGRFAHSIGIPELAGPFILSAAAFILAGLVLFVMLRPDPLLIANMIETYKQEHTYKGQPITEEAIENKRGITVGAIVMILTQIVMVAIMTMTPVHMGHHGHALSAVGLVIGFHVGAMYLPSLVTGMLIDKIGRTTMSIAGGVILLAAGVIAALVPSDSLILLIVALSLLGLGWNLGLISGTAQIVDATIPSTRAKTQGKIDVFIALAGASGGAMSGMVVANSSYAALSLAGGVLAFMLIPVVIWARKGERN
- a CDS encoding ketoacyl-ACP synthase III, whose protein sequence is MHSKSRITAIGTYVPSQILSNNDLEKMIDTNDEWIVQRTGMKERRIASEDEYSSHLAIKAIENLCTTFKKNLEDIDCIIVATTTADYVFPSVACQIQQHFNIPHTIAFDLNATCAGFTYGLHVGNSLITSGSHEKVLVVATETLSKVTDYTDRTTCILFGDGAGAILLERDENKPSFIAAHMGTNGAGGIHLYRTNLSTTMNGTPLQTNEKIVQNGREVYKWATRTVPAGINELLHTANIQIDDIDWFIPHSVNLRMIESICEKTEIPIKKTLTSVKYMGNTSSASIPLALDLARKEGKLNNGETLLLYGFGGGLTHLGLIVEWNLS
- a CDS encoding cobalamin biosynthesis protein CbiN, which codes for MTLIVFPEKSYACDCINVSAEDAFQKNDVVFKGRVIEIGRKESVGIEVLFEVKGIWKGTTSSQIIVYTNGGDCVFHFVEGGEYLVYSSQRGPEKQLHTHSCSGTKRLDEAGADEVALSQIAKESVPTKKVDLKGKMVSGFSWSKVVTISIGLLLIVALVIFSVRRMRKK